The following nucleotide sequence is from Bacteroidota bacterium.
CGAAGTTCCACACAATCTCAAGATGATGTCCCTGCAAAACAGCCCCGAAAAACACGAACAAGCAGAAGAGATACCGATAAGGCATTGCGCTTTTTACTCCCCACAAGTACTTCGCCCCCTGCTCGCCGTAGTACGACCAGCCGATGAGAGTTGTATAGCCAAACAACAAGCTGCTGAGACTCACGATCCATCCGCCCAGGTCGGTGCCGAGCCCGACAGCAAACGCTGATTTGGTCAGTTCTGTGCTGGTGAGACCCGTGACGTGCGGGTGA
It contains:
- a CDS encoding alanine:cation symporter family protein; protein product: HPHVTGLTSTELTKSAFAVGLGTDLGGWIVSLSSLLFGYTTLIGWSYYGEQGAKYLWGVKSAMPYRYLFCLFVFFGAVLQGHHLEIVWNFGDICNALMAVPNLIGLILLGGIVKKETQDYLKRWDEGKIVRPFGD